The following nucleotide sequence is from Oryzias melastigma strain HK-1 linkage group LG3, ASM292280v2, whole genome shotgun sequence.
AGCCTGTCTGCTGACTTCTGACTGCAGTCAGAGTCAGACTCGTCGGTAAAGTTGTCTGTTGGTATCGAGGTCTGAACTCCTGAGGTGCTCAATGAACTTGAGGTAACCGTTGAAGGTGAGGACACTGGCGGAAAAGAGAAGGACAAAGGGCTAGCGTTGGACTTCCCAGCTAGAGCTCTGGAGAAAGAGGCCTGGGACCAGGATTTACCAGCAGCTGTGGTGCTGAGCGGGGCCGTAGAGGAACACAGGGACGAGGAAACAGCAGAGGATGGCATGGTGGCGGATGTTGGCAGGGAGGGAGGGCTGCTGATGGGATGAGTGGCAGACTGCGAGGTAGATGTGGTGTTAGGATTGGGGAAGCAGGCTGAAGAGTGAGGTAATAAACTTGTAGCGTGCTCTTTGGCATTTCTGACTGATCTTTTGATTGTTCTGTGTTTGTGCAATGCCGATTCCAGGTGTTGACTGAGTGCTTTCTCCCCATCCAACGTAGTGTCACAAGCCAAGCAGTCATACAGACTTCCAGCCCCAACACCTACACCACTGGGGACACGCAGCAACATCTCTTGCAGGTTTGCCACAGACTGACCAAAGAAACAGTTAGATTTGACATGGGTAACAGCCGCCTCTTCCTTGGTGAAAACAGCTTGACACTTGCGGCATGCCAGTTTATACTGCACCTTTGGGACAATGTACTGGTCTAGATGGTAGTCCAAAGTTTTGCCATCCATCTCACTCTGATCAGAGGGTAACTTTTTATGGGAGGTGGTGGAGGAAGTTGAGGAGGAAGATGTGGAGGTTTCACTTTCTGGGTTGCCCTTTTGCTCCTCTTTTTTAACTGAATCTTTGGCAGAATCTTTACGATCCCCCGAGGTTTGAGGGGGAACTAGAGTTTGGCCCGTCTTGGGTTGCTGGATCTGCTGAAGCTGCCGTTGTTGCTGCTGTAGTGCCTCCTGTAAGCTTTGCTGATATTGCTGGTAATGCTGCAGTAAAGATCCTGGGGAAAGGCCCATCAGTGCTTGTGACAATGCTGGGTTGTAAGGAAAGAGACTTTCCATACCATACATCGGCTGCAGATAGCCCCCTTGGAGAGCTCCGGGAATTTGTGGGGTGTAGTAAGGTGAAAAGCCAGGCATGAAGTAGGGTAAAAACTGGTTTGTAAGGATAGCTGTAGGATCTGATGCTAAAGCAGCCTGAAGAGCCTGAAGCTGGGCAGGGTCAACCACATACTCCATGCCCGGTGTGGGCATAGAAGTGGCAGGAACAGCTGTGTCTGGTTTCTCCTTTTTGGCACTGGCAGCAGAAGTGGAGGGGGCAGGAGTGCTTCCAGCTGAGCTTGGTGTTGAGGGCTTCTCTGGCTTTTCCTTACCCTTCTCCTTTTCTACCCCTCTCTCTGGCTCACGTTCTTTGGGGGGCTCAGACCGCAAGCCAGATGAAGTGGTTGAGGAAGTGGAGTTGGATGTGGGAGTTGGACTTGAGTGCGAAGCAGATGAGTTGGTCGGGGCTGGGCTGGATGCTGCAAGAGATGATGAAGGTGGAGGCTTGTTGGGCAATCCAGACGTGGGCAGACTTGGTGAGGGAACACTGGCACCAGGCAGGTTCAGGAGGTTTGGAGGTTTGGGGGGAGTTAAAGCTggaatttttacaaataaacacaaaaaattaaagctatAAACAAGTTGAAAGTTTAGTCATGTGAgcattaattaaataaacacaaataatttaaCCTACTGCAAATgcatgtgtttttcattttcaaatatgAAAGTTACTACAACATCTctattttaattaaacagtgattattaaaaaacagcataaagataaacataattttacaactttaagctTAGCAGTTAATTAAATGCAAGGTAATAGCGTACCTGAGTTAGACGAGTTAAAGCTGGAAAGAGAGGGACTGCCAACCCCTGGCAAAAGGACAGGTGGAATGCCTTGCAGATTTGGATAGGCTGACTGCAGATTCAGGGCCTGCATTGCTGGGTTATCAAACATTCCCTGTTGCTGCATGGCCTGTTGTTGTGCCAGTCCTAAAACTTCATTGGCCTTCTTAATGCGGTCCATTTCTTGTTGAGCCATGAGTTGGCGAACGGTAGCTGGGTCaaaatattctttttctttatcgATCTGGCTCCCGATGGTATCCTTCACCTTAGAGATGTGCTGCTGGGAGAATATGTGATCACGAACAGACAGACGAGCACTGTACTTGACACCACACAATGAGCATTCGGTCTTTGGACCCTCATAAGAGGTCTGATTTATTCCAAAGTGCTTGGCCATGTTGAGCTTCGCCTTCTTCTCCTTGGCACGCGCATTTTGAAACCACACCTGAACGACTCTCTTTGGAAGTCCGATTTCATTACCAAGTACTTCACATTCCAGCATAGTGGGTGTCCTGTAGTCGTTAAAACAGGACTTTAGAACTTTCAGCTGAAGGTTAGTCATCTGAGTTCGGAAGCGCTTTTGGCCAGGCCTGTCTCCACTATCAATGCTCCTGGTACCTGAGGCTCCAGGACTTGGAGAACAAGGATCAGCCAAGCTGGATGTTTCACTGTGGTCAATCATATTTTCATTGTCATAGTCCTTAGCATAATAGCTTGTTGCTGGGCTTACCAGCCCTGAAGACATCTGGTCATCATTTTCAAGACTGGGGGCTGTCCCACCAGACTTTGAAAGGTAATCTCCACTGTTTTGGCTGTGCTTCGGATCAGCACTGTCGTTATCGGCATTGGCCTCATCACCTGTCGTTGTGTCTGTGATGGCTGTGTTTACAGAAGAACAGTCATCATTATCCAGTTTGCTCTGATCAAAACTGAGATTAACAGAGGACATTGCTGCACTCTCAAAGTCTTCCATTCCTTCAACTTTGATGGATGAAGGACTTAGTAGATGTCTGGGCGATAGATCCACATGTTTGTTGACTGGTGACATAGAAGAGCTTTGTCCATCACTGTTTGTAGTGGGGACTAATTGGGAGTAATTTGATGTCTCCAAGGCATCCATTTTCATTTGTAAACTCTCCTGCTCAGGTAACATACCAGTGAGAGTTAGGTTGTATCCAGCTCGCTTGGCTTCATGCCAGTGACGGGACCTAATGTGAGCTTCAAGGGCAGTTTTGGCTTTAAAAAGAGCTCGACAAAAAGGGCACCTACGATGGGCTTGAGCTGGCCCTACTGCTCTAAACTGACCTTTTCTCTCTCGAGCTCTGGTATTCTGAAACCAGACTTGAACTACTCTCTTTTTTAATCCCACCTCATGTGCAATATGGTCAAGCATTTTGCGAGTGGGGTTTGAATCTAACAAATACTTTTGATAAAGAATCTCAAGCTGCTCAGGTGTGATGGTGGTTCTGAGCCTTTTGTCTCTCTGTGGCTCTTCCCCACTGTTGGTGCTGTCGTTTTCTCCTGGGCTAGTACTAGCCTTTTCTTCTAGCTTCCTCTTCAGTGAGTTCATGGTCGAGGTCGGGGTAGATGGAGAGGTGGCAGAGCTGCTGGATATCTGCGGCATTGCCCCAGGGAGAAGTTGGCTTGCCAGAAGAGGATTACTGGGATCAAACAGCATGAAAGACATGTCAATTGGACGGTCAAGGAATTGAGGATGGATGAATTGATTTTGCACAGACAGAAAATGTAACTGCTGGTGTTCCTGCCAGTGTTCAAATGATGGAAAACCAATCTTGCACTGCTCACACTGGTAAGGAATCATTGCTTGAGCCAGTTGTGTAGCCGTGGTCAGGTGTGGATTGACACTAATGTGAGCACCTTGAGATGACGCCTGACTTGTCTGAGGTGCTGAGGGTCCAGACTGCTGCTGTTGCTGGGAAAACGACTGAGATGAATGCTTGATGGACTTAGagacattttgtattttctcttctctttgAGATCTGTGAAGTTGTGCCTCAGACTGGGGTTGGTGTACAATCTCCTGTTTGATAGACATTTGAGTGTCCCTTGGATCAGCACAGATTTCAGGTAACTGCTTGGGCTTTTCATCATAAAGGTTTGAGGTGGTTGCTGGTgatgcttcttctttttctgtagATGAGAGGTGTGAGAATGATGACGTCGAAGGAGGAAGTGGACACAGACTTGAGGACGAAGGCATTGGGGTGTGACAAGAAGAGCCTGAAGGGGTATAACAATCTTGGGAAAGATCAAGCGAATCTTCATTTTGACTGTCATACTGCCCATCCTCGTCCTCATCTTTGTAACAAagctttttttggtgttttattaaatcaaatatcCGCTGAAAAACCAGACTACATTTCTTGCACTGGTAGTTCAGATTAGATGTGCGGATATATCGGTCATTGGACAGTTCTCGTCTTTCACCGTCTTTTCCTCCATCACCTTGATTTTCATAGTTCTTTCTGGCTTTCTGGCGAGCATTTTGGAACCACACAACAATAACACGGGTGGGGAGGCTCAGAAGGTTGGACAGTTGTTCAAATTCATCATCTTTTGGGTAAGCGTTGGCATCAAAGAAGTCTTGCAGAACTCTCAGCTGATAGTCTGTAAACCTTGTCCGGGATGATCTCTTACTTCCATACATTTCTTGCTTCTGAGGTTCAGGTGAGGGGGGTTTTGAATCAATTTTTGTGTCTTctaatgttgttgttggtggaTTGTTAAAGTTGTAGGGCGAGTCTTTATTGCGCTGTCGTTCTTTAAAGAGGGTGTTTCTGAACCAGTGCTTTATAACTTTTTGTGGCAGCCCTGACTTGTCTgccatttctttaatttgttcttCATTTGGGGAGTTATTGATGTCAAAGTACTGTCGCAAAACCCTGAGCTGGTCATCGGTAATGCGTGTACGTGGCCTCTTGTTCTGTTGATGAAGCATGGCTGGTGTGAGCTGTTGTTGGTAAAGCTGAGCCAGATCAGATGCCAAGCTAGGCTCAACTGATTGTAATTGTGGTAGCTGAGAAGACAAAGATTGTAGAGGCATCGGTTGCATCATGAGGGGTGAGAAGAGGGGTAAATCCATCGGCATTGGTATTTGGGTCATTTGAACTGGGGCTTGCGAGGTTGGTACAGTAGGAGGTGTGAGTGAGGCAACAGAAACTGGAATATTTGGTGTAGGAACTCTTTGCGGttgaggaggaggcggaggaggaggagctggaggagctggagctgcCTCTGGTGTAGGAGGTCTCAGTGGATAGAGTTTGTCATAATAGTCTCTGTACTCCTTAGCAAATCTCTCAAGGGATTGGAAAGGAAAGAAAGCTTGATGGATGTGCTCTTGGTGACTCTTCAGAATCAGTATGTTTGAAAACAGCTTCCCGCAGGTTTCACATTCCAGTTTCTCCAAACCCTCAATAGGGTCCACCACTCGTGTTATTCCTCCTGGACCACTTGATCCAGCGGGGACAGCTGACTTCTTTTgagctttctgtttgttttcattgtacTGAATCACTAGCTCAAATCCAAAATTTTCCAGCAAGGCTTTAGTTGCATTTCCTCGAGCATCAGAAGCAATCCTTGGTGGAATTAAGCCTGTGTCTTGGTTAATACTTATTGAAATGTGCtgaatgtcctttttttcttttgacttggTTTCTGAAGTGTCTTTGTTTAGACAGTCCTcgtgtttttctgttgtatccTTTTCCTTTTGTATTTCTCTGTCCTTTTCattcatgtgtttgtgtttcttttcagCCTGCTGGAGGAGGGATGCACTCTGGTGTAGTAACCCCATCTGGGCTTGAACTTGTGCCTGactctgctgctgttgttgcttCTGTTGTTGATGTGGTtgttgctgttgctgctgcaggtGGTGGTGCATCAACTGCTGCTGCAAGCAACTCTGTTGAGCCTGCTGGGCAGAGTTCTTTAGGTCTTCCAGTAGGGAAGAGGTGGAAGATCCTGTTAGGCCAAGTGCTGAATTGTTGATGTTAATTTCTGGGTTGAGCTGAAATTCTGCTCCAGGAATATAGAAAGGAAACAGCAACTGCTGCTGTTGCAGTGGTAAAAGCGCATCGGTTGGCATTGGAAAATGCTGTAAAAGTGCTGGATTGAACAGCTGGGATTGCAGAAGTGCCGCTTGTTGTTGAAGCTCTTGCTGAAGCTGGGCTTGCGCTTGGGCTTGCGCTTGGGCCAATTGCTGCTGTTGCTGGAGCTGTTGCTGTTGCTGTTGCCCCCGAGCAGAGAGAATCTCtgtaaatttagacttttttgctTCATGGTTTTCTGATGGGGAGGAACGGCAGGTTGAGGAAGAATTCCCAATGTTTTCAATGCTATGAGATTGGTTCATGTGAATACTCTGAGCTGTCTGAGGGGCAGAAGAGCTGTGGCTCGTAGAGCTAGTTGCTGAGTTACTTGCTGGGCTTGGGCTAGGGGTTGAAGTGCTAATATTGGACCCTCCACCGCTTGGACCAGTGGTGCTTGCAGAGCTAGTAATCCCTCCTGCTGCCTCCAGCTTGGCTGCCCTCGCCTTGGTCTGGTGTAGAACAGAGCGCATGTGGATTTCCAGAGTGGAACTCTGACTATATGCCACATTGCATGTACTACACTTGAATGGCTTGTTGTCAGGACTACTTGTAGGTTCAGGTTGGCCAGTGGTAGATTCTTGAAGGGCCCGTTTCACTTTGTGAAGATGGGAGACAGAGTTATAGTGAACCAGCAGAATGTTCTTTTGTGTGAAAGATTCTTTGCATACGGTGCACTTGAAAGGACGAGACGGGTCCAAGAACTTTTCCATTGTAAAGTTGGGCCCCTTTCTGAACGGCAGGGCGCGTTTAGGTTCAGATCCAGAGTCTTCCTGTAGTGAGCCGGTGTCACTGCCCGTTGGACTTTGTTTGTCTTCTTGGTCACTGTCATCTCCCTCCTTTTCGTCTTCTCCCAGACCTCCATGCTCCTCACCCAGGGCTGGATCACCCAAAACCATAATGTCACCATTCATCAATAATCCTCCATATAATtgctggatatcagcttcacTTAGTTCCAAGTGACTGGTTTCCAAATGCTTCTTCAAGGCCTGCAGAGTTCTAAAGCTCCGCTGGCAAAGGCAGCACATGGTAGCCGCTCTTATCACATGGTACTGCGAATGGAGCTGTAGTTTCTCTATGGTCTTGAAGGCCAGGCTGCACTGGTTACAACGATACTTGTAGACGTGCCGATCTGACACCGGCAGTTGAGATCTTTTGTTGTGAACTTCATTGAAGTGCATTTGGAGAGAGTTTGAGGATTTGAACACTTGATTGCAGCCCTTTTTCCAGCACAGAAATCCAGTGGCATCCTCCAACTGTGGATCCTCTAGAGGTGTTTTTTGAGCTTCAGCAGTATCTGTGGGGAGGGACACCCCCTTCTCCAGATCAGCATCTGCTGCATCtgtcaataaatcaagaaagaaaaaacatgtcatgAGGCTTTTATCAAGCTGTTTCAAATTATTCTAATTGTGATTTCACTGAAAACTTTGggtatcatttttaaacaacaaccAATATTAAtcaatgttatgttttttttatggaattgTACTAATAAATACATTAGCAAATCAACctataaatgaagaaaaaaatatatatttgttttattttttattaaataaattccataaaataaacacaatagtAGATATCAAAACTAATTGgataaattcaaagaaaaagttACTAACCAGTTTGCTTCTTTAAATCTTCTATACTGGAGTTGGCTGTTGCCTGCGGAGTGCTCCGGGACTCTCTGTCTGGACTGGGCACAGGTATGAACATAGTTGCTGGTAAAGCTTCAGTAGCTGTCACCTGTAACAAAAGATCACACAGAttccaaatgtaaaaatgtaatttaatgaaaaaagcagTACATTTTCAGTTTAGAGGATTGAATAAAAAAGACGGATTTTGATTATTGCTGTAATGTATTTCTATTGTCCTGTTAAGTGAGTAAAAGTCAACTAGCTATAGAATTATAgggtatttttaaaaagctaggCAACtactgcaggagttcattaagaGCAAGTTCCTCATCCTTTAGACGTTCCCTAAACATGACTTACTGTTGCAATCAGCTTGTCGACACAGTCAGGAGCCACACTGTGGAGATGAGTCAGGTGAAACTGCAGGTGGATTTTGTTGTTGAGCATGTCCTGGCATAACGGGCAGCGAAGCATCGGCTGAACAGAGTGCTGTGTCATCACGTGCATTCTGAGACGGTTCAGATCCGTGTTGGTGAACTTGCAGTAGGGGCACTGGTACATCTTCACAGAAAGAGATAGACAGAAGGAAACAATGGCTTACTCGAGTGCAGTGAGCCTGGTggacctgctttttttttttttttttttttttttagggggggaACGAGGGGGCAGGAATGGGGCTCCCTCCCCATGAGCAGATCCCTCTGATCACAGACTAGAGTGTAATACTGAACACCACAGAGTCTTGACACCCACTTCAAAGTGCTCTCATCTGTCTAATACAACATTGATTTTTCCACCTTACACACACCAAAGCAAAGGGGCTAAACTAGTTTTGAGTAGAGTTGAAGCagaatctgcattttttttaaaagtcagcAGATGAACGAGTGGCGCACATTTTTGTAtataaaattaaagcttttaaggGCTTGGTAGCTAtgtatttaaatactttttaaatcaaattatcagtttaaaagaaaagcagagtAAGAAATAATAAAGCTATTGTTAGTAACATTCTGTGGTCTGTAATTCTCACCTGCTCAGCAGCCCCCTTCTCAGCTGTCCTGGGACGCTTCGAGGACAGCGCGCTCTCTGAAGTTCCTGACCGTGAAGAAGGCCTCTTTGAAGAATTTGGTGAGTCCGACAGGTGCCGTTCTGTGTGGCTGGATAaagctaaatgcaaaaatagaagGGAAAGCAAACATGTCAAGAAAAGATGGATACAGAGCTATGGAATGTGTTATCTAAACCTTACATAAGTCTGTCTAATAGAATTTGCCAGGGTGGATACTGTGATCCACCATTTTTTATTGCATAAACATACAAACTTCATCTGGggacaaaaacattatttttgccaGTTCATACAGATTATAATTTTACAGTGTAATACAATGAGTCAGAAATATTATCAAAATGTGGCAAAAGATCTCAGAAGAACAGTggataatatttaaataaagtttgtgttttcatcacATGAATTTGTTGCTGGATTGtagtttttgctttattctTTGACCTCTGAAGTGGTCTCAAGCTTACATTTTTATAGCATCAAAATAAGAAGACAACTACAAATTCTCTTACAAATGGATCCCATATGAAGCCTTAATGAGAGAGTTGCAGTGGGACCGTATTTTGTCACTGGAGGAAAGGATTACTGTGAAACTTAAGGAGATGTCTCATGAACCTCTAAACAAGCCCATAAAGAGTTAAATTTAGCTTGATTTGTACAGTTCTGGAGGGCTAAATTGAGAACAGAGGGGCACTAGTAGGGGAGGGGTGGTGTGGTAAGGGGTCAGGTTAAGGAGGGCTGACCATGCTGCTGTTCCAGACattaaaatgtcagtttgaaTCAGGACAAGGGGAGCTGAGCTGATTACCCAGTGGGGGACCTGGCTTCGGACAGAGCAGCCTGCAAGGTCTCCCAGAGACACTGGGATCAGCCGAGGAGACCCCATTAGGGTCCAGTCACAGTCAATCCTATTAAACACATCCACTAATAACAAAGAGAAGGTTAAACAAAAGGAACCTCCCATTCACTGACATTAACCTCTCAGTCATGGCTCTTTCCTTACCAATACATCCACTTCAGACTCCTACCTCAAAACTCATGTCTCACTTTTTGAGAGaagaaaaagtgtcattttataaataagAAAGTCAAAATTGCATAATAGtgctaatattattttattgcaaacACATTCTTGCCCGTCATGGTAAAGAAACTCTCCAAGCAAATGCTGCTTTTCATTTTCCATTCAGCAGCTCGTTATTTCTAAGACAGCTCTTTGACTATAATTAACATCAAACTCCAAAAGGTAAGAAAGGCTAACTTCTCTCCGTGCAGTGGAAGAGAAATTAAGAAACAAAACGGCTTCTACTAAAGGAGATCAAATGTGAGAAAAAGGAGTGGTTCATTCTCAGCTGTGAAGTGTGTAAATGCAGAAAAGAAAGCAAGCACAGATTACTGTAAGCATCAAGTATCCTCTTAGCCTCCTGATTAAGAGAATAAGTGTAACAACTGTACTTTCACAGCTGCTCAATTAGCTCCAGAGAGGTGGAACAAGTGGCTGTTTATGCCAAAGCAATAGAAAGCTGTGGTAAAAAGGCCCCAAACTGGTTTCCTCATTCAGGTGCTTTATGTTTAAGTATGGATGAGAGAAAAAATGTGTGAGGCGAGGACAGATGGAGAGCTGTGGAGGCTTAGTTTGGCGCAGTCTCACTCGTCACGGCCAATTAGGACCCCATAAATCTGATCAAACCTGTTCTCTTAAGAACAGTACACCCCAACACCATCACCAGACCCATGACTAACATCTAACCActgtaacctttttttttctttcctgtcaaggttaataaaaaaggaaggaagaaaaaaactcaagagaAGAAAATAGCATTAAGAGAGTTTTAGAAGGTTTTTTTGATCATTAGGAATAGCGTCACGTTGCAGATTCAACACTGCAATGCAAGAACAAACCTGCATTTATGAAACACGTGATATCTCAAGATGTTCATGAGAATGAAACATTATTTCCTGATGGAGCGAAGCTTTGGATCATAGCAGAAACAATGAACTGCCAAAGTCAGAGTAGAAAAATGTCCTATAAAGGCTGGATAACATCAAAAGGAAGCTATGGTGTTTCTATTTAGAAGTATCAAGTACACAGGAAATGTATTCAATGGTAAACAAATTGTGGCTTGGaaacaacattttgattttagaaaaagaataaataaggtcataaagagaaaataacaaGATTTAAATTCTAAAGATCTATAAATAGACTAAACATTAATGAAGAATTCTTATCGTTCTGTCTAGGACCATTCATTTCTGTAGTCAGAGTGGAGATTACTCCTGTAGTTTTCTGTCAACACTTAACCTTT
It contains:
- the zfhx3 gene encoding zinc finger homeobox protein 3, coding for MDSCESPVASGADDGLGSSQQQPPQPWNDHSNSQVNCTNQAPSLDALSLSSPYPSQPQNSIAPHDGVRELQSQQQPKQTPSHVHRDIAAIGQLRSRGEDLEAVEQDGGSCAEEEESEDLDEMEIDSCFPSLQPFPGMSMASSSGVMPTLLRHQTAQQQGPPESGSEEGEEDEEEESSDVENLAGEIVYQPDGSAYIVESLSQLIQSSGGMVPGLLSTNSLTSGGKQGEPAGNSSSVYPQIINTFHIASSFGKWFGNSDQGFPNTSTMAGLSPVLHSFRVFDVRHKSNNEYLNSDGSAKKSCVSKDVPNNVDFSKFDGLALYGKGKPILMCFLCKLSFGYARSFATHAVHDHRMTLCEEERRLLGDKHASAIIQGIGKDKEPLISFLEPKNKSTPLPPALLPMNSGQSFYGTFSGVHLDLGGSSGGSETLVNKDSESSLQLQHQQQGPLGSVLSLGALSIPKASTLTSSPGPAKDSSALPKQGGKTEEPVRKELVCQREGENIEGHENKVQLSSQMVGSEEEEELVLGEEDDDMEAESTATACGGNGSSGGSEAGEPAVSNQSISKSPLLMPSSTLQPSACTAAVSSTLNSKAPASISSSVKEEGSLSESGGRTSDLPLSFNCQGPVAPLAMAADAVRRSEDDTAGTSSSPLSSNAAADESANRDSATAPEPNDCPAEGDEDNGTLLHHHHMHHHHHHLHPSSHGHSLTLPGGSCDSAGMGECSQNHGPGGSGGSGVECPKCDTVLGSSRSLGGHMTMMHSRNSCKTLKCPKCNWHYKYQQTLEAHMKEKHPDSGGSCVYCSSGQSHPRLARGESYTCGYKPFRCEVCNYSTTTKGNLSIHMQSDKHLNNMQTLQNGGSIGSTQEQVYGHTPGGVVTVPSVTQASSHHPPHQHPTQSSTHMPVPCGAPSPTKPKSKPTWRCEVCDYETNVARNLRIHMTSEKHMHNMMLLQQNVTQMQHGRLGLGAMPSPSEAELYQYYLTQNMSLPPGLKIDTAGPEAQFLMGSFHLDPSMAALAPALVGGEIPMDVRLGGGQLVSEELMTLGESLSQTTDPTLKLFQCAVCNRFTTDNLDVLGMHMGAERTLPEEEWRAVVGDSHQCKLCHYTTQLKANFQLHCKTDKHVQKYQLVAHIKEGGKGNEWRLKCVAIGNPVHLKCNACDYYTNSLEKLRMHTVNSRHEASLKLYKHLQQHENAVEGDACYYHCVLCNYSTKAKLNLIQHVRSMKHQRSESLRKLQRLQKGLPEEEEDLSSIFTIRKCPSSDTGELSEDVEAASETTTDQEDQTKDRESGGEKDLTKGTALSSHTERHLSDSPNSSKRPSSRSGTSESALSSKRPRTAEKGAAEQMYQCPYCKFTNTDLNRLRMHVMTQHSVQPMLRCPLCQDMLNNKIHLQFHLTHLHSVAPDCVDKLIATVTATEALPATMFIPVPSPDRESRSTPQATANSSIEDLKKQTDAADADLEKGVSLPTDTAEAQKTPLEDPQLEDATGFLCWKKGCNQVFKSSNSLQMHFNEVHNKRSQLPVSDRHVYKYRCNQCSLAFKTIEKLQLHSQYHVIRAATMCCLCQRSFRTLQALKKHLETSHLELSEADIQQLYGGLLMNGDIMVLGDPALGEEHGGLGEDEKEGDDSDQEDKQSPTGSDTGSLQEDSGSEPKRALPFRKGPNFTMEKFLDPSRPFKCTVCKESFTQKNILLVHYNSVSHLHKVKRALQESTTGQPEPTSSPDNKPFKCSTCNVAYSQSSTLEIHMRSVLHQTKARAAKLEAAGGITSSASTTGPSGGGSNISTSTPSPSPASNSATSSTSHSSSAPQTAQSIHMNQSHSIENIGNSSSTCRSSPSENHEAKKSKFTEILSARGQQQQQQLQQQQQLAQAQAQAQAQLQQELQQQAALLQSQLFNPALLQHFPMPTDALLPLQQQQLLFPFYIPGAEFQLNPEININNSALGLTGSSTSSLLEDLKNSAQQAQQSCLQQQLMHHHLQQQQQQPHQQQKQQQQQSQAQVQAQMGLLHQSASLLQQAEKKHKHMNEKDREIQKEKDTTEKHEDCLNKDTSETKSKEKKDIQHISISINQDTGLIPPRIASDARGNATKALLENFGFELVIQYNENKQKAQKKSAVPAGSSGPGGITRVVDPIEGLEKLECETCGKLFSNILILKSHQEHIHQAFFPFQSLERFAKEYRDYYDKLYPLRPPTPEAAPAPPAPPPPPPPQPQRVPTPNIPVSVASLTPPTVPTSQAPVQMTQIPMPMDLPLFSPLMMQPMPLQSLSSQLPQLQSVEPSLASDLAQLYQQQLTPAMLHQQNKRPRTRITDDQLRVLRQYFDINNSPNEEQIKEMADKSGLPQKVIKHWFRNTLFKERQRNKDSPYNFNNPPTTTLEDTKIDSKPPSPEPQKQEMYGSKRSSRTRFTDYQLRVLQDFFDANAYPKDDEFEQLSNLLSLPTRVIVVWFQNARQKARKNYENQGDGGKDGERRELSNDRYIRTSNLNYQCKKCSLVFQRIFDLIKHQKKLCYKDEDEDGQYDSQNEDSLDLSQDCYTPSGSSCHTPMPSSSSLCPLPPSTSSFSHLSSTEKEEASPATTSNLYDEKPKQLPEICADPRDTQMSIKQEIVHQPQSEAQLHRSQREEKIQNVSKSIKHSSQSFSQQQQQSGPSAPQTSQASSQGAHISVNPHLTTATQLAQAMIPYQCEQCKIGFPSFEHWQEHQQLHFLSVQNQFIHPQFLDRPIDMSFMLFDPSNPLLASQLLPGAMPQISSSSATSPSTPTSTMNSLKRKLEEKASTSPGENDSTNSGEEPQRDKRLRTTITPEQLEILYQKYLLDSNPTRKMLDHIAHEVGLKKRVVQVWFQNTRARERKGQFRAVGPAQAHRRCPFCRALFKAKTALEAHIRSRHWHEAKRAGYNLTLTGMLPEQESLQMKMDALETSNYSQLVPTTNSDGQSSSMSPVNKHVDLSPRHLLSPSSIKVEGMEDFESAAMSSVNLSFDQSKLDNDDCSSVNTAITDTTTGDEANADNDSADPKHSQNSGDYLSKSGGTAPSLENDDQMSSGLVSPATSYYAKDYDNENMIDHSETSSLADPCSPSPGASGTRSIDSGDRPGQKRFRTQMTNLQLKVLKSCFNDYRTPTMLECEVLGNEIGLPKRVVQVWFQNARAKEKKAKLNMAKHFGINQTSYEGPKTECSLCGVKYSARLSVRDHIFSQQHISKVKDTIGSQIDKEKEYFDPATVRQLMAQQEMDRIKKANEVLGLAQQQAMQQQGMFDNPAMQALNLQSAYPNLQGIPPVLLPGVGSPSLSSFNSSNSALTPPKPPNLLNLPGASVPSPSLPTSGLPNKPPPSSSLAASSPAPTNSSASHSSPTPTSNSTSSTTSSGLRSEPPKEREPERGVEKEKGKEKPEKPSTPSSAGSTPAPSTSAASAKKEKPDTAVPATSMPTPGMEYVVDPAQLQALQAALASDPTAILTNQFLPYFMPGFSPYYTPQIPGALQGGYLQPMYGMESLFPYNPALSQALMGLSPGSLLQHYQQYQQSLQEALQQQQRQLQQIQQPKTGQTLVPPQTSGDRKDSAKDSVKKEEQKGNPESETSTSSSSTSSTTSHKKLPSDQSEMDGKTLDYHLDQYIVPKVQYKLACRKCQAVFTKEEAAVTHVKSNCFFGQSVANLQEMLLRVPSGVGVGAGSLYDCLACDTTLDGEKALSQHLESALHKHRTIKRSVRNAKEHATSLLPHSSACFPNPNTTSTSQSATHPISSPPSLPTSATMPSSAVSSSLCSSTAPLSTTAAGKSWSQASFSRALAGKSNASPLSFSFPPVSSPSTVTSSSLSTSGVQTSIPTDNFTDESDSDCSQKSADRLGMTAEEPQQPGFVKDSNSCSSNLASVGTDSIRL